A region of the Roseiflexus sp. RS-1 genome:
GCTTCATCGGTCAGAATGTCACCGAACATGTTTTCGGTCACGATCACGTCGAAGTCTGAGGGACGGCGGATGAGGTGCATGGCGCATGCGTCGACCAGCATGTGTTCCAGATGCACGTCGGGGAACTCGTCGCGCATCACGCGTGTTGTGACGCTGCGCCACAGGCGTGAGGTTTCCAGCACGTTCGCTTTGTCCACCGAGGTCACTTTTTTGCGCCGCTGACGCGCCAGGGTTGCGGCTGTCCGCACGATCCGCTCGATCTCAGCCGTGGTGTAGACGCATTCGTCATAGGCGCTCTCGCCGCCATCAGGGGTCGTATCGCGCCCTTTTTCGCCAAAATAGATGCCGCCGGTCAGTTCACGTACAACGATCAGATCAACTCCCTGCAATCGTTCGGGGCGCAGCGGCGACGCGGCGATCAGGCGCGGGTGCAATGTGACCGGGCGCAGGTTGGCGAACAGTCCCAGCGCCTTGCGGATGCCGAGCAGTCCCTGTTCGGGACGCACCGGCGCGTCCGGGTTATCCCATTTTGGACCGCCGACTGCGCCGAGAAGCACCGCATCCGACTCGCGGCACAGGCGCAGGGTTTCGTCTGGCAGCGCCGTTCCAACGGCGTCGATGGCGCATCCGCCGATCAGCGCTTCGCGCATGTCGAAGGTATGTCCGAAACGCTCTCCAACCGCTTCGAGAACACGCCTCCCCTCAGCAACCACTTCCGGTCCGATGCCGTCTCCGGGAAGCGCAGTGATAACCGCATGCATGTCCTGCTCCGTCTATTCTTTGTCCTGGTCTTTGTCCTTTTTGCTTTTCTGACCGAGAAAGAAGGTGAGCGCCGCGATAACCAGCGCCGCGCCGCCGCCCGAAATCAGCAGGTTCGTCTCGCCGTTCCAGGTGGTGAATTGACCGAGAAATCCGACACCGATAACGACGATGATAACGCCGATCAGTTTGTCTTTCAGATCATCGAGGGTGCGGATTTCGAGCCAGTTTGGCACCGGCACCTGGTGGTCGATGAACAATTCGTACAATCCCAGTGCAACAATGTAGAGCACCGTCGCCAGCAGGAAAATGTCGGTGATCTCGATAAAACTGAGCAACAGCGCTTTGGCGACTTTCGAGGTAAACTCGCCTTTTGAAAAAACATCGCGTATGACCACATATGTTTCAACTGTGCCAAACAGGATCAGCGCCGTTGCTGCAATGAGGGTCGCCAGCACTGCGACAATAATGATGTAGCGTATCAGTCCAATCAGGCGCGTCACTACCTGTCAGCTCCTTGCTGTCGTGACGACGCGCGCCGGACGCGAGGCTTCATACGCGCTGATGGCGGCTTCTTCATTGAGCAGAAATCCCATCTGATCGACGCCGTGCAGCAGGCAGTGTTTGGTGAACGGATCGATCGGGAAGTGGACGCCGCGACCGTCGGGAAGGGTGACCGTCTGCGCTGCCAGGTCAATGGTGACCGTGGTGGTCGGGTCTTCATCGAAGAGGCTGACCAGTTGCTGATAGGTTTCATCGTCTACCTGGACGGTCAGCAAGCCGTTCTTTAGTGCATTGTTGCGGAAAATGTCGGCGAAGTAGGGACTGATGACTGCCTTGAACCCGTACCCCAGCAGCGCCCAGGGAGCATGTTCGCGTGATGAACCGCACCCGAAGTTGCGCCCGGCAACCAGGATGGTAGCGCCCTGCGTTTCTGGACGGTTCAGCACGAAATCAGGGTTGGGCTTGCCATCGGCGTCGAAGCGCCAGGCGTAGAACAATCCCTCCGCCAGTCCCGATTTGTCGGTGACTTTGAGATAGCGGGCGGGAATGATCTGATCGGTATCGATATCCTGGACCGGAAGGGCGACAATGCGCCCGGTGATGACCGAAATGGGTTGCATGTGATTGCTCCTATATTCTCATTCGCATAGTGAGCGGCATAGCGGACCTCCATCTGCCGTTGCCGGCTCAACCCTCCACTCGTAACTGCTCAGGCATGCGGTTGAAACCGCGCCTGAGAGGACGCCTGGCGCCGGGTGACCGCCTGGGCGGTCGCCGTGGCGGCGTCCACGCAGGCGGACGCCCGGCGAAAAGCCTTCCAGAGGCGATTTCAATCGCTGAACGCCCGGCTGAGGAGTTACCTCCGGCCGTTGCTGCTCAGGCGTGCGGTTGAAACCGCGCCTGAGAGGACGCTTCGCGCCGGGCGACCGCCTGGGCGGTCGCCGTGGCGGCGTCCACGCAGGCGGACGCCCGGCGAAAAGCCTTCCAGAGGCGATTTCAATCGCTGAACGCCCGGCAGCCTGAGGAGTTACCTCCGGCCGTTGCTGCTCAGGCGTGCGGTTGAAACCGCGCCTGAGAGGACGCTTCGCGCCGGGCGACCGCCTATGCGGTCGCCGTGGCGGCGTCCACGCAGGCGGACGCCCGGCGAAAAGCCTTCCCAGAGGCGATTTCAATCGCTGAACGCCCGGCAGCCTGAGGAGTTACCTCCTGCCGTTGCTGCTCAGGCATGCGGTTGAAACCGCGCCTGAGAGGACGCCTGGCGCCGGGCGACCGCCTAAGCGGTCGCCGTGGCGGCGTCCACGCAGGCGGACGCCCGGCGAAAAGCCTTCCAGAGGCGATTGCACGCGCTGAACGCCAAGCAGCCTGAGGAGTTACCTCCTGCCGTTGCTGCTCAGGCGTGCGGTTGAAACCGCGCCTGAGAGGACGCTTCGCGCCGGGCGACCGCCTATGCGGTCGCCGTGGCGGCGTCCACGCAGGCGGACGCCCGGCGAAAAGCCTTCCCAGAGGCGATTTCAATCGCTGAACGCCCGGCAGCCTGAGGAGTTACCTCCTGCCGTTGCTGCTCAGGCATGCGGTTGAAACCGCGCCTGAGAGGACGTTTCGCGCCGGGCGACCGCCTATGCGGTCGCCGTGGCGGCGTCCACGCAGGCGGACGCCCGGCGACAAGCCTTCCAGAGGCGATTTCAATCGCTGAACGCCAGGCAGCCTGAGAGTTACCTCCACTCTCTCTGAGATTCTCCTCATCCACCCAGATACCTGCGCGGGTCGGCGACCGCGCCTTCGATAGCAGAAGCGACGGCAGTGAGCGGACTGGCGAGGAAGGTGCGCGCTCCCGGTCCCTGGCGCCCTTCGAAGTTGCGATTGCTCGTTGAGACGGCGTACCTGCCGGGGGGCACTTTGTCATCGTTCATGCCCAGGCACGCCGAGCATCCGGCTTCGCGCCATTCGGCGCCGGCTGCGCGGAAAATCTCGTGCAGACCTTCGGCTTCCGCCTGCTTTTTGACCTGCTGCGATCCGGGAACGACCATCATCCGCACGCCATCGGCGATCTTGCGTCCTTTCAGAAGCCGCGCCGCCATTCGCAGATCTGAAATCCGCGAGTTAGTGCAACTCCCCAGGAACACAACATCGATCTTGTGTCCGAGGAGGGGTTGTCCGGGGCGCAGGTCCATGTAACGCAGCGCTTTGTCGAGCGCCTGGCGCGCCGCCGGATCAGGCAACTCTTCCGGCGTCGGAATGCGCCCGTCGATCGGCATGCCCATACCAGGGTTTGTGCCGTAAGTGATCATCGGTGTCAGTTGCGATGCGTCGAGCGTGATGATCCGGTCATAGACTGCACCCTCGTCGGTGGGGAGGGTGCGCCAGTACGCTACAGCTTCGTCCCAGGCTTTCCCTTTTGGCGCAAACGGTCGTCCAGCAATATATTCGAATGTAGTGTCATCGGGGGCGATCATACCAGCGCGCGCACCGCCTTCAATCGACATGTTGCAGATCGTCATGCGTTCTTCCATTGACAGCGCCCGGATGGTTTCGCCGGTGTACTCGAAGACGTGTCCGGTACCGGCGCCGACGCCGTAGCGCGCGATGATCGCCAGGATGATGTCTTTGGCCGTCACGCCCGGCGCCAGTCGCCCATCAACGCGCACTTCCATGGTTTTGGGGCGGGTCTGGATCAGGCACTGCGTCGCCAGCACATGGGCGACCTCGGACGTGCCGATGCCAAACGCCAGTGCGCCGAATGCGCCATGCGTACTGGTGTGGCTGTCGCCGCAGACAATGGTCATGCCCGGCTGCGTCAGCCCCTGTTCAGGACCGATGACGTGAACGATGCCCTGGTATTCGCTTCCCAGTGCAAAGAGCGGGATGCCGAACTCAGCGCAATTTTGCTCGAGTTGGCGGAGTTGCGCTGCCGCCTGCGCATCGACGACCGGGATGATCCCGTCGGCGCCGCGTGGCGTGGTTGGCGTCGAATGATCCATCGTCGCCAGGGTACGATCCGGTCGGCGCACCTTCAGACCGCGCTGCCGCAGTTCGGTGAACGCCTGCGGCGATGTGACTTCGTGAATGAGATGCAGATCGATGTAGATCACTGCAGGGGTTTCCGCCGTCTGCGGTCGAACGATATGGGCATCCCAGACTTTATCAAACAGCGTGCGAGGTGTCATAGCGGTTCCTGTTGGTTCAATAGATAGATGTGCCAGTTTCCGGCAGTGTTCAATGCTCACTCCGCCGCCGGTGTCAACCATCCCCAGCGATCTTCTGTTTCGCCGGAGAACAGCCCGAAGAACGCTTTCTGAATGGCGGTTGTGATCGGTCCGCGCTTTCCGCTGCCGACGGGCAACTTATCGACCGAGCGGATCGGCGTCACTTCTGCGGCGGTGCCGGTAAAGAAGAGTTCATCCGCCAGGTAGAGCATCTCGCGCGGCAGATTTTGCTCGCGCACCTGGTAGCCGAGTTGCTGCGCCAGGGTGATCACCGCGTCGCGGGTAATGCCGGGCAGCAGCGCGGCGGTGACCGGCGGCGTGTAGATGACGCCGTCGCGGATGAGGAACAGGTTTTCGCCCGATCCTTCCGACAGCCATCCATGCACATCGAGCGCAATGCCTTCGGCGTAGCCGTTGCGTGCCGCTTCCATCACGATCAACTGCGATGAAAGGTAGTTACCGCCAGCCTTCGCCATCGCCGGCAGGGTATTCGGCGCGACCCGCTGCCAGGAGGAAACATGCACATCCACGCCGTGTTCAAGCCCTTCGGCGCCCAGGTAGGCGCCCCATTCCATTGCGGCGACCATCACCTCGACCGGTGAGCGCAGCGGGTTCAGCCCCATCTCGCCGTAGCCGCGCCACACCAGCGGGCGGATATAGGCGTTCTGCAAGCCGTTCTCGCGCACTACCGCACGGCAGGCTTCGAACACCTGATCCGGCGTGAATGGCGGATCCATCCGGTAGATCCGGCACGAATCGAAGAGACGGCGGATGTGTTCGCGCAGGCGGAAAATCGCAGCGCCCTGGGGCGTTTCGTAGGCGCGGATTCCCTCGAAGACCGATGATCCGTAGTGCAGGGCGTGCGTCATAACGTGGACGGTCGCCTTTTCCCAGGGAACCATCTCGCCGTTGAACCAGATATACTTCGATTCGCGGATAGGCATTGGATTTCTCCTTTCACAGCAGTGTGAACCGGCGCCGTTGCGCCTGGCGCAATGATGAGCGTGCTGCAACGTTTCACCGCAGCGGTGCGGCGTTTTCAGAGGACGCTCATGTTAGTTTTTGCCGTTCTCTGTAATCCCAGCGTCTCGGCGGTGCGTTTTTGCAGTGAAGTCAATTATATCAGCCTTGAAGCGACTCAGTCGTCGCCTTTGCCATCGCCCGTCGTCGCGCAAGCGGCAATTCCAGGCTATCCCACAGCGCCATGAAACTGGCTTCGATAATATTCTCCGAACAACCGACCGTGCTCCAGCGCTCCTCGCCGCGCGCCGACTCGATCAGCACGCGCGGTTTGGCGGCAGTGCCCAGGTGTTCGTCCACAATACGCACTTTGTAATCCACCAGCTGCACATCGGCGAGTTCGGGATAGTGCGGCAGCAACGCCTTGCGGATCGCCCTGTCGAGGGCGTTGACCGGTCCGGCGCCTTCGGCGGCGGTATGCATCACCTCGTCGCCGACCCGGAGTTTCACCATCGCCTGCGAGGTCATATCCCGGTCGCCATGCTTGCTGACGACGACGGTAAAGTCGAGCAACTCGAACGGCGGTTCATAGTCCGGCGCGGCGCGGCGCACCAGCATCTCGAATGATCCTTCGGCTGCCTCGAACTGGAAGCCGCGGTTCTCCAGTTCTTTGATCCGTTGCAGCACTACGCGCTCGTTCCCGTTCAGTTCGAGACCGAGTTCCTGCGCGCGCATCCGCACGTTGCCGCGCCCCGACAGTTCACTCACCACAATGCGCATGCGGTTGCCGACCAGTTCAGGATCGATATGCTGGTAACTGTCGGGTATCTTGGCGACGGCGGCGACATGAATGCCGCCTTTATGCGCAAAAGCGGAATGACCGACAAATGGTGCGTGAGTGTCGGGGTTGAGGTTGGCGACCGCAGCCACATAGTGCGACACCTCGGTCAGGCGGCGGAGTTGTTCGGGAGTGACGCAGCGGTAGCCGAGTTTCAGTTGCAGGTTGGCGATCAGCGGGATCAGGTCCATGTTGCCGCAGCGTTCGCCGTAGCCGTTGATCGTTCCCTGAACGTGGATGCATCCGGCGCGCACGGCGGCAATGGCGTTGGCGACAGCAAGGGCGCCGTCGTTGTGCGTATGAATGCCGAGCGTCAGGCGCGCGTCTGGTGTGCCGACATCGAACCCTTCCTGTGCCAGGTGTTGGCGCACGACCTGGACGACCGCAGCGACTTCATCCGGCAGACTGCCGCCGTTCGTGTCGCACAGCACCAGACAATCGGCGCCAGCGCGCGCGGCTGCGGTCAGAGTCGCCAGCGCATATGCGGCATCAAGTTTGTAGCCATCAAAGAAATGCTCGGCATCGTAGACAACCTCTTTGCCGCGTTCTTTGAAATACGCGACGCTATCGCCGATCATCGCCAGGTTTTCCCGGGGCGTCGTTTCGAGCACCTTCTCGACATGGAGCGTCGAGCTTTTGCCGACCAGCGTGACGACAGGGGTATCGGCTTCGACCAGCGCCTGAATGTTGGCGTCGGCGTCGCAGGTGGCGTCGGCGTGGCGGGTGCTGCCGAAGGCGGCGATTTTCGCGTGGCGCAGGGTGACGCGCCTGATGCGCTGGAAGAACTCAGCGTCTTTAGGGTTCGATCCGGGCCATCCCCCTTCGATATAGTGAACGCCGAGCAGATCGAGTTCACGCGCGATCTTGAGTTTATCCTCAACAGAGAGCGAGAGACCCTCACGCTGCGTTCCGTCGCGCAGGGTGGTATCGTAGAGCAGAATCTGCATAACAGGCTCCTTGCGCACAATACATCAAACATCAGGCATCTACTGCGGCCCACGCCAGCGCGGGTAGCTGCCGAAAACCTTGAACAGTCCCGTTTTTGCGCGAATACGCTCCAGAGCGGCGGCCACCGTCGGATCTTCGCGGTGACCGTTGATGTCAACCAGAAAGATGTACTGTCCCAGCACTTCTTTCGAAGGGCGGGATTCGAGTTTGGTCATATTGATGCCCACCGACGCCAGTTCCTGAAGAGCGTCCACCAGCACGCCCGGTCGATCTTCGCGGTCGAAGCCGAAGCAGAAACTGGTCTTATCGTCGCCGGTCGGCGGATGGTCGTGACGCCCCAGTGCGATGAAGCGGGTGACATTCCCGGAGCGATCCTGAATATCGCTCGCAATCACCGCTGCGCCGACGAGTTCTGCTGCGCGCAGGGTGCCGATCGCCGCCGCCGGACGTTCGTCCGCCAGCGCCTCGGCGGGCGCCGCGCTGTTGCTCAGGGATGCGACGGTGGCCACGCCGGGCAGGCAACGTTCGATGAAACGCCGACACTGCCCCAGCGACTGCGGGTGTCCGTAGAGTACCTTAATCTCGTGCAGCGCCAGACCAGGGCGCCCAACCAGGTAGTGCCGGATCGGGATAACCGTCTCACCTGCAATACGCAGGTCGGTCTCGTGGATGAGCAGATCGAGCGTGGTGGTCACGCTCCCTTCGAGCACATTTTCGATCGGCAGGATGCCGGCGGTTGCAGCGCCGGTTTCGACGGCGGTGACAACTGCTGGCATGCTTGCCAGCGGAATGCAGATCGCCCGTTCCCCGCCATACGCCAGCGCCGCAATCTCGCTGTAGGAACCGGGAGGACCAAGATACGCGATTGAACAGGTCATGATAGTTCGGTCTCTTGCACGCCTGGCGCCGGTCGTCGCCGTTCCAGCCGCGCGCGTTCACTCGGTTGCATTCTTGCCGAACAGGTCGACCGCATACGTTGGCTTGTTGCGATCATATCCGGCGGCATACGCAGCGTTTTCAGCGCTGAGACGTTCCTGCCGCGCCGCGAT
Encoded here:
- the pheA gene encoding prephenate dehydratase, with the translated sequence MTCSIAYLGPPGSYSEIAALAYGGERAICIPLASMPAVVTAVETGAATAGILPIENVLEGSVTTTLDLLIHETDLRIAGETVIPIRHYLVGRPGLALHEIKVLYGHPQSLGQCRRFIERCLPGVATVASLSNSAAPAEALADERPAAAIGTLRAAELVGAAVIASDIQDRSGNVTRFIALGRHDHPPTGDDKTSFCFGFDREDRPGVLVDALQELASVGINMTKLESRPSKEVLGQYIFLVDINGHREDPTVAAALERIRAKTGLFKVFGSYPRWRGPQ
- a CDS encoding YqhA family protein, yielding MTRLIGLIRYIIIVAVLATLIAATALILFGTVETYVVIRDVFSKGEFTSKVAKALLLSFIEITDIFLLATVLYIVALGLYELFIDHQVPVPNWLEIRTLDDLKDKLIGVIIVVIGVGFLGQFTTWNGETNLLISGGGAALVIAALTFFLGQKSKKDKDQDKE
- the leuB gene encoding 3-isopropylmalate dehydrogenase, which codes for MHAVITALPGDGIGPEVVAEGRRVLEAVGERFGHTFDMREALIGGCAIDAVGTALPDETLRLCRESDAVLLGAVGGPKWDNPDAPVRPEQGLLGIRKALGLFANLRPVTLHPRLIAASPLRPERLQGVDLIVVRELTGGIYFGEKGRDTTPDGGESAYDECVYTTAEIERIVRTAATLARQRRKKVTSVDKANVLETSRLWRSVTTRVMRDEFPDVHLEHMLVDACAMHLIRRPSDFDVIVTENMFGDILTDEASMLAGSMGMLPSASLGAPGDTGRTTRMGLYEPIHGSAPDIAGKGIANPLATILSVALLLRHSLGLEREARAVETAVWRTIEDGIVTADIAAPDERPATTTDVGAAVAARVIVG
- the leuC gene encoding 3-isopropylmalate dehydratase large subunit, whose product is MTPRTLFDKVWDAHIVRPQTAETPAVIYIDLHLIHEVTSPQAFTELRQRGLKVRRPDRTLATMDHSTPTTPRGADGIIPVVDAQAAAQLRQLEQNCAEFGIPLFALGSEYQGIVHVIGPEQGLTQPGMTIVCGDSHTSTHGAFGALAFGIGTSEVAHVLATQCLIQTRPKTMEVRVDGRLAPGVTAKDIILAIIARYGVGAGTGHVFEYTGETIRALSMEERMTICNMSIEGGARAGMIAPDDTTFEYIAGRPFAPKGKAWDEAVAYWRTLPTDEGAVYDRIITLDASQLTPMITYGTNPGMGMPIDGRIPTPEELPDPAARQALDKALRYMDLRPGQPLLGHKIDVVFLGSCTNSRISDLRMAARLLKGRKIADGVRMMVVPGSQQVKKQAEAEGLHEIFRAAGAEWREAGCSACLGMNDDKVPPGRYAVSTSNRNFEGRQGPGARTFLASPLTAVASAIEGAVADPRRYLGG
- the cimA gene encoding citramalate synthase, which gives rise to MQILLYDTTLRDGTQREGLSLSVEDKLKIARELDLLGVHYIEGGWPGSNPKDAEFFQRIRRVTLRHAKIAAFGSTRHADATCDADANIQALVEADTPVVTLVGKSSTLHVEKVLETTPRENLAMIGDSVAYFKERGKEVVYDAEHFFDGYKLDAAYALATLTAAARAGADCLVLCDTNGGSLPDEVAAVVQVVRQHLAQEGFDVGTPDARLTLGIHTHNDGALAVANAIAAVRAGCIHVQGTINGYGERCGNMDLIPLIANLQLKLGYRCVTPEQLRRLTEVSHYVAAVANLNPDTHAPFVGHSAFAHKGGIHVAAVAKIPDSYQHIDPELVGNRMRIVVSELSGRGNVRMRAQELGLELNGNERVVLQRIKELENRGFQFEAAEGSFEMLVRRAAPDYEPPFELLDFTVVVSKHGDRDMTSQAMVKLRVGDEVMHTAAEGAGPVNALDRAIRKALLPHYPELADVQLVDYKVRIVDEHLGTAAKPRVLIESARGEERWSTVGCSENIIEASFMALWDSLELPLARRRAMAKATTESLQG
- the leuD gene encoding 3-isopropylmalate dehydratase small subunit, which produces MQPISVITGRIVALPVQDIDTDQIIPARYLKVTDKSGLAEGLFYAWRFDADGKPNPDFVLNRPETQGATILVAGRNFGCGSSREHAPWALLGYGFKAVISPYFADIFRNNALKNGLLTVQVDDETYQQLVSLFDEDPTTTVTIDLAAQTVTLPDGRGVHFPIDPFTKHCLLHGVDQMGFLLNEEAAISAYEASRPARVVTTARS
- a CDS encoding branched-chain amino acid transaminase; its protein translation is MPIRESKYIWFNGEMVPWEKATVHVMTHALHYGSSVFEGIRAYETPQGAAIFRLREHIRRLFDSCRIYRMDPPFTPDQVFEACRAVVRENGLQNAYIRPLVWRGYGEMGLNPLRSPVEVMVAAMEWGAYLGAEGLEHGVDVHVSSWQRVAPNTLPAMAKAGGNYLSSQLIVMEAARNGYAEGIALDVHGWLSEGSGENLFLIRDGVIYTPPVTAALLPGITRDAVITLAQQLGYQVREQNLPREMLYLADELFFTGTAAEVTPIRSVDKLPVGSGKRGPITTAIQKAFFGLFSGETEDRWGWLTPAAE